A genomic region of Zea mays cultivar B73 chromosome 6, Zm-B73-REFERENCE-NAM-5.0, whole genome shotgun sequence contains the following coding sequences:
- the LOC103630227 gene encoding uncharacterized protein, protein MLLKFRDFARCFVGSERAPASAARVSAAPSSAVVAAVPVHLPDNDDLLLEILLRLPPLPSSLPRASLVCRRWRRVVADPDFLRRFRRRHARAAPPLLGYFSSGPHGPVFAPTLAPPDRVPPERFSFSPPRPRPPAGERLFLLGCRHGLALLIDRRRLEAVVWNPVSGRRAAVAYPPELTTDNGAHCCRGTVLSASASAAVDDEGDGGHYLRPFKVVLVRTDVGDGGRIRVLVCVYASETARWGHAVSTVVPSSSVSNLPSVLVRDALCGFLLWPNGILEYDLERHSLGVVRTPKRRHPIDRSFFQVVRAQDGELGLAILTELGMEMELWARRRKASSCASDGGGDVDGGWVLEKTIRLDSLLSLPRRSSSTMDDGILLSARILGFDEDNNVIHVSTCTGAFAIRLDDSMQFTELFEVSRIGSYHSCHPYAGFYTGGGVPGLLTNSNYICSE, encoded by the exons ATGCTGCTCAAGTTCCGGGATTTTGCAAG ATGTTTCGTCGGATCGGAACGCGCACCCGCCTCAGCCGCGCGGGTAAGCgcggctccgtcgtcggcagtaGTGGCGGCGGTGCCGGTGCACCTGCCGGACAACGACGACCTCCTCCTTGAGATCCTGCTGCGGCTGCCGCCGCTGCCGTCCTCGCTCCCGCGCGCGTCGCTCGTGTGCAGGCGCTGGCGGCGCGTCGTGGCGGACCCGGACTTCCTCCGCCGCTTCCGGCGGCGCCACGCGAGGGCGGCGCCACCGCTGCTGGGCTACTTCTCCAGCGGCCCACACGGGCCCGTCTTCGCGCCGACGCTGGCGCCGCCCGACCGCGTCCCGCCCGAGCGGTTCTCCTTCTCCccgccgcggccgcggccgccTGCCGGCGAGCGCCTCTTCCTCCTCGGGTGCCGGCACGGCCTCGCGCTGCTCATCGACCGGAGACGCCTGGAGGCCGTGGTGTGGAACCCCGTCTCCGGGCGCCGGGCCGCCGTGGCCTACCCACCGGAGCTGACCACCGACAACGGGGCGCACTGCTGCCGCGGCACGGTGCTGAGCGCGAGCGCGAGCGCCGCCGTCGATGATGAGGGCGATGGCGGCCACTACTTGAGGCCGTTCAAGGTCGTCCTGGTACGCACGGACGTGGGCGACGGCGGCCGCATACGCGTGCTCGTGTGCGTGTACGCGTCCGAGACCGCGAGATGGGGCCACGCCGTCTCCACCGTCGTCCCGTCGTCGTCCGTGTCCAACCTGCCCAGCGTGTTGGTCCGCGACGCGCTCTGCGGGTTCCTCCTGTGGCCCAACGGCATCCTCGAGTACGATCTGGAGAGGCACAGCCTGGGCGTGGTCCGGACGCCGAAGCGCCGCCACCCCATCGACAGGTCCTTCTTCCAGGTTGTGAGGGCGCAGGACGGAGAGCTCGGCCTTGCGATCTTGACCGAGCTGGGCATGGAGATGGAGCTGTGGGCGCGGAGGAGGAAGGCAAGCTCGTGCGCATCGGATGGTGGTGGTGATGTGGACGGAGGGTGGGTGCTAGAGAAAACTATTCGACTGGACAGCCTCCTGTCGCTGCCACGTCGTAGCAGCAGCACGATGGACGACGGCATCTTGTTGTCAGCGAGGATACTGGGGTTTGATGAGGATAACAACGTCATTCACGTATCCACCTGCACCGGCGCCTTCGCGATCCGGCTTGACGACTCCATGCAGTTCACGGAACTCTTCGAGGTCAGCCGGATTGGTTCGTACCATTCCTGTCATCCCTACGCTGGTTTCTATACCGGAGGAGGTGTGCCTGGTCTTTTAACAAATTCCAACTATATATGTTCAGAATAG